Proteins from a genomic interval of Candidatus Thorarchaeota archaeon:
- a CDS encoding SRPBCC domain-containing protein, whose amino-acid sequence MATISAKDTMPVIRLTTRVFRPVPEVWEKLVDPLVMLQWLGNEISAEIREGGTIRFLGENAPTTGEIGDTWTIKRVRKNQALLCSWPILGAETLFLMKMTPIAPGTHLEVRHGAIPVSAEPFHLPEHWMNLLANFRSVLELGEPALRFNYRNYHPLRVTRYDSTDVRLSLLCRTPPSIPYDVFTNPDKLRHFIRAEKPIVDRRYGGIYTWWAEGKGPVVFTKLVPDKEIEFSWAYGDEPETRVNIRFEQVEQSTLVSLHHYGFKDPERVVPYEIGWSSILSQLKLVCELGESAISVEYGGTI is encoded by the coding sequence ATGGCAACAATATCAGCGAAGGACACGATGCCGGTAATCAGACTCACCACGAGAGTATTCAGGCCCGTACCAGAGGTCTGGGAGAAGCTCGTAGACCCCCTTGTGATGCTTCAGTGGCTTGGAAATGAGATCAGCGCAGAAATCAGAGAGGGAGGCACTATCAGATTCTTGGGGGAGAATGCTCCAACTACCGGAGAGATTGGAGACACGTGGACCATAAAGAGGGTGCGCAAGAATCAGGCGCTCCTTTGCAGTTGGCCGATACTCGGTGCAGAGACCTTGTTCTTGATGAAGATGACACCTATAGCGCCCGGCACCCATCTAGAAGTCAGGCATGGAGCAATTCCGGTCTCGGCCGAGCCTTTCCATCTTCCTGAGCATTGGATGAATCTCTTAGCCAATTTCAGGTCCGTACTTGAGCTGGGCGAGCCCGCTCTGAGATTCAACTACAGGAACTATCATCCGCTGAGAGTCACAAGGTATGATTCAACAGATGTGAGACTCAGTCTTCTCTGCCGGACACCCCCCTCAATTCCATACGATGTCTTTACTAACCCTGACAAGCTGCGCCACTTCATAAGAGCGGAGAAACCCATTGTAGATAGAAGATACGGTGGCATCTACACTTGGTGGGCGGAGGGAAAGGGTCCGGTGGTATTCACCAAGCTTGTTCCAGACAAGGAGATTGAGTTCTCCTGGGCCTATGGCGACGAACCAGAAACCAGAGTGAACATAAGATTCGAGCAGGTGGAGCAGAGCACGCTCGTCAGCCTGCATCACTATGGCTTCAAAGACCCTGAGAGGGTAGTTCCTTATGAGATAGGTTGGTCGAGCATTCTGAGCCAACTCAAGCTCGTCTGCGAGCTGGGTGAGTCCGCCATAAGTGTGGAGTATGGGGGAACCATATAG
- a CDS encoding PAS domain-containing protein yields MTGGSQERVKSWISTIQDMRRQGQTGVIILADGLVAHLDETACSLIGRPAESMIGASCTDVAQWLCTTMGLQSCDQFSSFLSGLGQDDTITIPRSVEGRNQADVIMTRIAVKCRTTRIVIVLVSCPCLDPRLAFRAGASSVVYRDLFERNPAAIWEEDFSATKLLLDRLQLESPGNIRERLQSNPDLLDSCVRSIRVIRANRAAAELQGVKSPQELIGSLSEVLSPEGRVAMIEELALLAEGVRNFNIHSVVKAPDGVSRNVRLQISVPDEFAHTLERVLVTMYDISDLISLERELQRDSRAYAAVAEAASSEGTLKELCERVLAAVVQLVDHELGVIRRYDRVSESLVLQAAIGFRADEIHQAVSVNDDKHFASEVARTRQPKFVHDSSDYSPRMRELGVKCAIFWPVLKANGKLWGVLNLATRRDRVLSESDRRFFEIIAHLFGQVIERKTVEEQLRESQAILRSFADATPGPVFIKDNELRLLFINEYMRRGVLEETWIGKTDAQLLPARMAQRSMAEDKEVLAHGARSFEQMLADESSGGVRYFKAFKFPIHVHGRPPLLGGFSLDITKERMAEKRAEEARSRAEFLLDLIGHDLNNMHQGIMTGLELMLRSPLFPSELRDLAESSLSQVTRSISLIDNVRKFALVDRGTSHVLPVDPYDELQAAIVLLQQSFPDQAIALECGVHSGEFLVLADGLLKEVFYNLLHNAVKVSPITPPRIRIVASKDEAGMVEFRFEDWGPGMSDALKSSVFTRLELPRGSGMGLTLVKRIIDSYAGQVWAEDRVKGDPSQGTSFVVKLRQASS; encoded by the coding sequence TTGACTGGTGGATCTCAGGAGCGCGTCAAATCCTGGATTAGTACGATTCAAGACATGCGGCGCCAAGGGCAGACTGGTGTCATCATACTGGCAGATGGATTAGTCGCTCATTTGGATGAGACTGCCTGTAGTCTCATTGGCAGACCCGCCGAGTCAATGATTGGAGCATCCTGCACAGATGTGGCGCAGTGGCTCTGTACCACCATGGGATTGCAGTCATGCGACCAGTTCAGTTCGTTCCTTTCTGGTCTTGGTCAAGACGATACGATTACCATCCCACGGTCAGTCGAGGGTCGCAATCAAGCTGACGTAATCATGACGAGAATTGCCGTCAAGTGCCGCACGACTCGTATCGTGATCGTGTTGGTATCTTGTCCCTGCTTGGACCCACGGTTGGCTTTCCGTGCCGGGGCCAGCAGCGTGGTGTACCGTGACCTGTTCGAGCGAAACCCGGCGGCCATATGGGAAGAGGACTTCTCCGCGACCAAACTGCTACTCGACCGGCTTCAGCTGGAGTCTCCCGGGAACATCAGGGAGCGCTTGCAATCCAACCCCGACCTTCTAGACTCCTGTGTCAGAAGCATCCGTGTCATCCGGGCTAACAGGGCTGCGGCTGAGCTTCAAGGCGTCAAGTCACCTCAGGAACTGATTGGGAGCTTGAGTGAAGTGCTCTCTCCTGAGGGTCGCGTGGCAATGATTGAGGAGCTGGCCTTGCTTGCTGAGGGCGTTCGGAACTTCAACATCCATTCAGTCGTGAAGGCCCCTGACGGAGTCAGCCGAAACGTCAGGCTGCAGATATCGGTGCCAGATGAGTTTGCACACACTCTTGAACGGGTGCTTGTCACAATGTATGACATCAGCGACCTCATCTCATTGGAACGCGAGCTGCAGCGGGACTCGAGAGCATATGCTGCAGTGGCAGAAGCGGCATCCAGCGAAGGCACGCTGAAGGAACTATGCGAGAGAGTTCTGGCCGCAGTGGTCCAGTTGGTGGATCATGAACTCGGGGTCATCCGGCGATACGACCGGGTCTCTGAGTCGCTGGTGCTTCAGGCGGCGATTGGTTTTCGTGCTGATGAGATTCACCAGGCTGTGTCTGTGAACGATGACAAGCACTTTGCTTCTGAGGTCGCCAGAACCCGTCAGCCCAAGTTTGTACATGACTCTTCTGATTACTCTCCAAGGATGAGAGAACTGGGTGTGAAGTGTGCCATATTCTGGCCTGTACTGAAGGCGAATGGCAAGTTGTGGGGCGTTCTGAACCTTGCCACGAGAAGGGACCGCGTTCTTTCCGAGTCGGACCGAAGGTTCTTTGAGATAATTGCCCACCTGTTCGGACAGGTCATCGAGAGAAAGACGGTGGAAGAACAGCTCAGGGAGAGTCAAGCGATACTCCGCAGCTTTGCCGATGCCACGCCAGGTCCGGTGTTTATCAAGGACAATGAACTGCGACTGCTCTTCATCAACGAGTATATGAGAAGAGGAGTCCTTGAAGAGACATGGATTGGCAAGACTGACGCACAGCTTCTTCCTGCTCGGATGGCACAACGCTCCATGGCGGAAGACAAGGAGGTGTTGGCGCATGGAGCGCGGAGTTTTGAGCAGATGCTGGCTGATGAGTCCAGTGGCGGTGTCAGATACTTCAAGGCCTTCAAGTTCCCAATTCATGTGCATGGTCGTCCTCCACTCCTAGGAGGCTTCTCGCTGGACATAACAAAGGAGCGCATGGCTGAGAAGAGAGCTGAAGAAGCAAGAAGCAGAGCCGAGTTCTTGCTTGACCTCATAGGTCATGACCTCAACAACATGCATCAAGGAATCATGACTGGGCTTGAGCTTATGTTGCGCAGTCCTCTGTTCCCATCGGAGCTGAGGGATCTGGCGGAGAGTTCTCTATCCCAAGTGACGCGGAGCATATCGCTAATCGATAATGTTCGCAAGTTCGCCCTTGTTGACAGGGGCACTTCGCATGTTCTTCCAGTTGACCCCTACGACGAACTGCAAGCAGCTATAGTCTTGTTGCAGCAGTCCTTTCCAGATCAGGCAATTGCCCTTGAATGTGGTGTTCACAGCGGCGAGTTCCTGGTCCTTGCCGATGGTCTGTTGAAGGAGGTCTTCTACAACCTCTTACACAACGCCGTCAAGGTGTCTCCCATCACCCCTCCCCGGATTCGAATTGTCGCATCGAAGGACGAGGCAGGCATGGTTGAGTTCAGATTTGAAGACTGGGGTCCTGGGATGAGCGATGCTCTCAAGTCCAGCGTCTTCACTCGTCTTGAGCTGCCCCGTGGGTCAGGCATGGGGTTGACGTTGGTCAAGCGAATCATTGACTCATATGCGGGCCAAGTGTGGGCCGAGGACCGAGTGAAAGGTGACCCGTCCCAGGGAACTAGTTTCGTGGTGAAGCTTCGACAGGCGTCTAGTTGA
- a CDS encoding GTP-binding protein, translating to MRDQDDGSKIFKAVLIGDGAVGKTSIRRNYLGEDFIEGHLATIGVDLATKRVLFNQEIVKFILWDLAGQPSFEKVRGHYYHGSNGILLVYSVVDRRSFDNASKWLVEAYKNMGKLPPTIIIGNKTDLRDSSSTEHVTPEEGEEFTRYFMNKLSVPAAFMETSAKTGHHVKEAFTEILRMMNEAESRESDRFIG from the coding sequence GTGAGAGACCAGGACGACGGTAGCAAGATCTTCAAGGCGGTGCTGATTGGGGATGGAGCTGTTGGAAAGACCTCCATCAGACGCAACTACCTAGGAGAGGACTTCATAGAAGGGCATCTCGCTACGATAGGAGTCGACCTTGCAACAAAGCGAGTCCTGTTCAACCAAGAGATTGTCAAGTTCATTCTCTGGGACTTGGCCGGGCAGCCTTCCTTCGAGAAAGTGCGAGGTCATTATTATCACGGAAGCAATGGCATCCTCCTAGTCTACTCTGTTGTCGACCGACGTTCGTTTGACAATGCATCGAAGTGGCTGGTCGAGGCTTACAAGAACATGGGCAAGCTACCCCCCACGATTATCATCGGTAACAAGACCGACCTGCGAGACTCGTCAAGTACTGAACATGTGACTCCCGAAGAGGGCGAGGAGTTCACACGATACTTCATGAATAAGCTCAGCGTCCCGGCCGCGTTCATGGAAACGAGTGCAAAGACCGGGCATCATGTCAAAGAGGCCTTCACCGAGATTCTCAGAATGATGAATGAAGCAGAGTCACGCGAGAGCGACCGCTTCATCGGATGA